Proteins co-encoded in one Capsicum annuum cultivar UCD-10X-F1 chromosome 9, UCD10Xv1.1, whole genome shotgun sequence genomic window:
- the LOC124887025 gene encoding uncharacterized protein LOC124887025 encodes MKDPLELWTNLKDRYHHLKLTILPKAKYDWIHFRFQDFKTVVEYNSAIYKVSSILRLCGETITDEDLLEKTFSTFHVSNVLLQQQYREKGFKKYSELITCLLVEEQNNTLLMKNHEARPIGSSSFPEANVVAAHDQLEIRGQNNYRHNGGNKQENNKGSQNNTSKGKVNICHRCGMKGHWARICRTPDHFVKIYQASLKTKENDVKVHLTFRGDDHEAAPSNTYDDVEANLTYNADDFKGLLDVTYLKVEDFYEDIN; translated from the exons ATGAAAGATCCACTCGAATTGTGGACCAACTTGAAGGACCGATATCACCATCTAAAATTGACAATATTACCAAAGGCTAAATATGACTGGATACACTTTCGGtttcaagattttaaaactgTGGTTGAGTATAATTCTGCTATTTATAAAGTAAGTTCAATTTTAAGATTATGCGGAGAAACCATCactgatgaggacttactagAGAAAACTTTTTCCACTTTTCATGTTTCTAATGTATTGCTACAACAACAATATCGTGAAAagggatttaaaaaatattcagAATTGATTACATGCCTACTTGTGGAAGAGCAGAATAATACtttgttaatgaaaaatcatgaagctCGTCCCATTGGATCTTCTTCATTTCCTGAAGCGAATGTTGTAGCAGCACATGATCAGCTtgaaataag AGGACAAAATAATTATCGTCATAATGGTGGAAATAAACAAGAGAATAATAAAGGTTCTCAAAACAATACTTCAAAGGGTAAAGTTAATATTTGTCACCGATGTGGTATGAAAGGTCATTGGGCACGTATTTGTCGTACGCCTGATCATTTTGTCAAAATTTATCAAGCTTCccttaaaacaaaagaaaatgatgtGAAAGTACATTTGACCTTTCGAGGTGATGATCATGAAGCAGCTCCATCAAATACATATGATGATGTTGAGGCAAATCTTACTTACAATGCTGATGACTTTAAGGGCCTCTTAGATGTTACCTATTTGAAAGTTGAAGATTTCTATGAGGACATTAATTGA
- the LOC107841700 gene encoding uncharacterized protein LOC107841700 yields MPPRGANAHRNDNERPQPVDPLNETVSHAEFRVAFQALAQAVTVNVWSNNQAAIANQQGGAVATVRTHDFMRMNLPEFYGSKAGEDLQLYLEEASMNKFIIGISGLVLKGCKTAMLHRDMDLPRLMMHAQQIEANKIRENDRVRGNTRARFEQHVYSQPRFYEGNHPQFQRRPSIPAPSSASALAPRGRQEQGNNAPAPVSRLAHAQGASSSTAGGQRQNRFYALPFS; encoded by the exons atgcctccccgaGGAGCGAACGCCCACAGAAATGATAATGAGCGACCCCagcctgttgatcccttgaatgagacagtgtctcatgctgagtttcgggtGGCCTTTCAagcgttagcccaagcagtcaccgtTAATGTTTGGTCCAATAATCAGGCCGCAATTGCAAATCAGCAGGGAGGTGCGGTAGCCACGGTTAGGACTCatgatttcatgcggatgaatctgccagagttttatgggtctaaagCTGGCGAAGACCTacagttataccttgaggag GCTAGTATGAACAAGTTCATCATAGGTATTTCTGGGTTGGTGCTGAAAGGGTGTAAGACTGCgatgctgcatagggatatggatctgcctaggttgatgatgcatgcacagCAGATAGAGGCGAATAAGATTAGAGAGAatgatagagtgaggggtaacacgAGGGCTAGATTTGAGCAGCATGTGTATAGTCAGCCTAGGTTCTATGAagggaaccaccctcagtttcagagacgtcCGTCTATtccagcgccttcatcagctagtgctctcgcACCTAGgggcaggcaggagcaagggaacaa tgcaccagctcctgtatCTCGTCTCGCCCATGCTCAAggcgcttcatctagcactgctggtggTCAGCgacagaacagattctatgccttaccgtTCAgttag